The Fortiea contorta PCC 7126 genome has a segment encoding these proteins:
- a CDS encoding EamA family transporter, with amino-acid sequence MGRFEKQPDNPRVRGDLSRSAENALWAVVEDLENLQQHVIRSMQEEIKRLQTEKNRLTDDIQKLVEEKEQLQQVRQITEQQVLIRQLAEALAKHISSQLQSSLTTLATKAAQQESSQVSSLPGGVNNENVEKLLNTLDDTLTITFSSLQQELKNYQSNLSQQLSRMHNQQQQGEEIIAEIVNRLQGLEKTTEETLLKAVNISPPTVLQAPEAAVVNISPPTVLQVVELQQNKSSETNANFSEINNNSIEPVSVISPELSQSEADWEPTPQIPPLPPVKADDTEPISVISPELSQSEANWEPTPQISPLPPVKADDTEPISVISPELSQNEANFAPTAPAADIPPLPPVKASEVDWESTGQIPPLPPVKTEDIEPISLISPDSTKETRSTPIERSRQQNSTPSTPKLPSSSGLSPIQIGFLLIVFSTVVSSLYNVAIKVIFHQGSEILGLVAVERLLVPTLGNTLLILMLRLLVVVPLMVLMAPIMHPRVWQDIQNIFDALRKNSTRAHAATKRVFQLSIASGCFLFLSQVLVYLAIGQIPTGMAIALFFVYPLISGFLSWFLFRDRPTLLGAVAIGSLFCGELLVLGGSALGNVSLGSSTAIVSGVAFAIYVILTRACASKLHPVTFTLINFATMLLLSFIGLMIPLPSEFSLVLDPSKVLEIVLSAFILGVLTLCGYVFNHLGILKLGATRSAIIGASVPILTVIFAGVIIQENLEILQIFGVLLVTFGAGAFGFEKMRKLANSTNYPN; translated from the coding sequence ATGGGGCGATTCGAGAAGCAACCAGACAACCCGCGAGTCAGAGGTGATCTATCCAGATCCGCAGAAAATGCCCTCTGGGCCGTTGTTGAGGATTTAGAAAATCTTCAGCAACATGTGATTAGGTCGATGCAGGAAGAAATTAAACGGCTACAGACAGAAAAGAACCGTTTAACTGACGACATTCAAAAGCTGGTTGAAGAAAAAGAACAACTACAACAGGTGCGCCAAATCACCGAGCAGCAAGTGTTGATCCGTCAGCTAGCCGAAGCTTTAGCCAAGCACATATCTTCCCAACTCCAATCTTCATTGACAACCTTAGCGACAAAGGCTGCACAACAGGAATCCTCTCAAGTTAGTAGCCTCCCTGGCGGTGTCAACAATGAGAATGTAGAAAAACTGCTCAATACCTTGGATGACACCCTCACCATTACCTTCAGCTCGCTGCAGCAAGAACTGAAAAACTATCAAAGTAATCTTTCCCAACAGTTGTCTCGAATGCACAATCAACAACAACAAGGGGAAGAAATAATAGCAGAGATCGTCAATCGCTTGCAAGGTCTAGAAAAAACAACCGAAGAAACTTTACTCAAAGCGGTTAACATCTCACCACCAACCGTCTTACAAGCCCCTGAAGCAGCGGTAGTAAACATCTCGCCACCTACGGTATTGCAAGTTGTTGAGCTACAACAAAACAAATCTTCAGAAACCAACGCAAATTTTTCTGAGATAAATAACAATTCCATCGAGCCAGTTTCTGTGATTTCGCCAGAGTTATCACAAAGCGAAGCCGACTGGGAACCAACGCCACAAATCCCGCCACTACCCCCAGTCAAAGCTGACGACACCGAGCCAATTTCTGTGATTTCACCAGAGTTATCACAAAGCGAAGCCAACTGGGAACCAACGCCACAAATCTCGCCACTACCCCCAGTCAAAGCTGACGACACCGAGCCAATTTCTGTGATTTCACCAGAGTTATCACAAAACGAAGCTAATTTTGCACCGACAGCCCCAGCAGCAGATATCCCCCCACTTCCCCCAGTCAAAGCTAGCGAAGTTGACTGGGAATCAACCGGACAAATTCCTCCTCTACCCCCAGTCAAAACTGAGGACATCGAGCCAATTTCTTTGATTTCGCCAGACTCCACAAAGGAAACTAGATCAACACCGATTGAGCGATCGCGCCAGCAAAATTCTACTCCCTCAACACCAAAATTACCTTCTTCTTCGGGCTTATCACCGATCCAGATCGGTTTCTTGCTGATTGTCTTTTCAACGGTAGTATCATCGCTGTATAACGTAGCCATCAAGGTAATTTTTCATCAAGGTTCAGAAATCCTGGGATTGGTAGCGGTGGAGCGCTTGCTTGTACCGACTTTAGGCAATACCTTGTTAATCTTAATGTTACGTTTGTTGGTGGTTGTACCGCTAATGGTCTTGATGGCTCCCATCATGCATCCACGAGTGTGGCAAGATATCCAAAATATTTTTGACGCTTTGAGAAAAAATTCTACTCGCGCTCATGCAGCGACGAAAAGAGTTTTTCAGTTGTCGATCGCCAGTGGCTGCTTTTTGTTTTTATCTCAGGTACTAGTTTATCTGGCTATCGGTCAAATTCCTACAGGAATGGCGATCGCTCTTTTCTTTGTTTATCCCCTGATTAGCGGATTCCTGTCATGGTTCCTGTTCCGCGATCGTCCTACCCTCTTGGGTGCTGTGGCCATCGGTTCTCTATTCTGCGGTGAGTTACTGGTTTTGGGTGGTTCGGCTCTAGGTAATGTTTCCCTGGGTAGCAGCACAGCTATCGTCTCAGGCGTAGCTTTCGCTATTTACGTAATTTTAACCAGAGCATGTGCTAGTAAATTGCATCCCGTCACCTTTACTCTCATTAATTTTGCTACCATGTTGCTCCTCAGCTTCATCGGTTTAATGATCCCACTCCCATCGGAATTCAGCTTAGTACTTGATCCTTCTAAGGTGTTGGAAATTGTTTTAAGCGCTTTTATTTTGGGCGTACTCACCCTCTGCGGTTACGTATTCAATCATCTTGGAATTCTCAAACTAGGTGCAACACGTTCCGCAATTATCGGAGCTAGTGTCCCAATTTTAACCGTGATTTTTGCTGGCGTGATTATTCAAGAAAACTTGGAGATTCTCCAAATTTTTGGAGTGCTCTTAGTAACTTTCGGTGCAGGAGCATTTGGCTTTGAAAAAATGCGAAAATTGGCAAATTCTACCAATTATCCCAATTAA
- a CDS encoding phosphatidate cytidylyltransferase, whose product MPWSRIISSIVAIALALVSTLLGGWYFTIMVAVVVFLGQQEYFNLVRARGIAPAAKTTIFASQVLLATCTLDGNLADAVMPIAGTFICFYLLFQPKMATIADISASIMGLFYVGYLSSYWVRLRSLDSLAKSNLPLGGYWPVAWKDIFDQSNFASLPQGLTLTILTFLGIWAADIGAYTIGKFFGKTRLSDISPKKTVEGAVFGVSASIAVGLAGAYYLNLPKPLYTGAALGLLIGIASLLGDLIESMLKRDAGVKDSGQLIPGHGGILDRTDSYIFTAPLVYYFVTLLLPLITD is encoded by the coding sequence ATGCCTTGGTCCCGGATTATTAGCTCAATTGTAGCGATCGCCCTTGCTTTAGTTTCCACCCTCTTAGGGGGTTGGTACTTTACCATCATGGTTGCAGTTGTTGTCTTTTTAGGACAACAGGAATATTTTAATTTGGTGCGCGCTAGAGGTATCGCTCCCGCTGCCAAAACCACCATATTTGCCAGCCAAGTGTTACTAGCTACATGCACTCTCGATGGCAATTTAGCTGATGCAGTAATGCCTATAGCCGGGACATTTATTTGTTTCTACCTGCTATTTCAACCCAAAATGGCAACCATTGCCGATATTTCCGCTTCAATTATGGGGTTGTTTTATGTAGGATATTTATCCAGTTACTGGGTGCGATTGCGATCGCTTGATAGTCTCGCCAAGAGCAATTTACCTTTAGGCGGTTACTGGCCTGTAGCCTGGAAAGATATTTTTGACCAAAGTAATTTCGCTTCTCTACCACAAGGTCTAACTCTCACCATACTGACTTTCTTAGGCATTTGGGCAGCTGATATTGGTGCTTACACCATCGGTAAATTCTTCGGAAAAACTCGTTTGTCAGATATCAGCCCTAAAAAAACCGTTGAAGGTGCTGTCTTTGGTGTGAGTGCTAGCATTGCTGTAGGTTTAGCGGGAGCGTATTACCTCAACTTGCCCAAACCTCTCTACACAGGCGCGGCTTTGGGTTTATTGATTGGCATTGCTAGCCTACTCGGCGATTTGATAGAATCCATGCTCAAGCGTGACGCCGGGGTAAAAGACTCTGGACAATTGATTCCCGGTCATGGCGGCATTTTGGATCGTACTGATAGTTATATTTTTACAGCTCCGTTGGTCTACTACTTTGTCACACTCTTATTGCCTTTAATTACAGATTAG
- a CDS encoding DUF2993 domain-containing protein gives MSEPNSEPKNTGKVRVITTMLTTALKLWLRAQVSQVSELAVEMQASDRQILSGRVPQVSIFATGAVYRGLHIGQIQLLAEKIHINIGSVLKGQPLRLLETVPVVGELIVEEQDLNNSLSSGLLATALKDVLVKLLPECSSKTKSITWTKIILSNNQIILRGASVTETESSPVELSTGLALLSGHELQLENIRIAYNTMAPSGGNHHYSFDLGSEVDIQELTLIPGRLICRGRINVNP, from the coding sequence ATGTCAGAGCCAAATTCAGAACCAAAAAATACTGGCAAAGTGCGAGTTATTACGACTATGCTCACCACAGCCTTAAAGTTATGGCTGAGAGCACAAGTTAGCCAAGTATCTGAGTTGGCTGTGGAGATGCAAGCGAGCGATCGCCAAATCCTCTCTGGGCGGGTTCCTCAGGTATCGATTTTCGCTACTGGTGCTGTTTATCGAGGTCTTCATATCGGACAAATTCAATTATTGGCAGAAAAAATTCACATTAATATCGGTTCTGTGCTCAAGGGACAACCACTCCGACTGTTAGAAACAGTACCCGTGGTTGGTGAGCTAATTGTTGAAGAACAGGATCTGAATAACTCCCTTTCTTCTGGTTTATTAGCGACTGCTTTGAAAGATGTACTGGTTAAACTTTTACCAGAATGCAGCTCAAAAACCAAGTCAATTACTTGGACAAAAATTATCCTAAGCAATAATCAAATTATACTGCGGGGTGCTTCGGTGACAGAAACTGAATCGTCACCAGTAGAGCTTTCCACGGGTTTGGCACTGTTGAGTGGTCACGAGCTACAACTGGAAAACATCCGCATAGCCTACAACACGATGGCTCCATCTGGAGGTAATCATCATTACAGTTTTGATCTCGGTTCAGAGGTTGATATCCAAGAACTGACCTTGATCCCAGGTAGACTAATCTGTCGCGGACGGATTAACGTTAACCCCTAA
- a CDS encoding pseudouridine synthase: MEARLQKVLAQQGVASRREAEEMIRQKRVRVNGILAHLGQKVDPKTDSITIDGQPVSAAQRPHLTYLLLHKPAGVVSTCDDPQGRTTVLDLLPLQLRDGLGIHPVGRLDADSTGALILTNDGNLTFGLTHPRHSIPKTYRVLVKGHPPEKVLQAWRRGVMLEGRKTRPAEVRFIENSAAHSCLEIVLKEGRNRQIRRLAQQLGYPVIKLHRTAIGSIQLEKPDEPCLQEGQYRSLSDDEICFLQEQIKHIPIKDSAELRSVTKHEVAKKEG, translated from the coding sequence ATGGAGGCACGATTACAAAAAGTCCTAGCTCAACAGGGTGTAGCCTCACGACGTGAAGCCGAAGAAATGATTAGGCAAAAGCGTGTGCGGGTCAATGGTATCTTGGCGCATTTGGGTCAAAAGGTTGACCCCAAAACCGACAGTATCACCATTGATGGCCAGCCAGTATCTGCCGCGCAACGACCGCATCTGACTTATCTTCTACTACACAAACCCGCTGGTGTGGTTTCCACTTGCGACGACCCCCAGGGAAGAACTACAGTCCTGGATTTATTACCGCTACAATTACGGGACGGTTTAGGAATTCACCCAGTAGGGCGACTAGACGCCGATTCTACAGGAGCATTAATACTCACAAACGACGGCAACCTAACATTTGGTCTTACCCATCCCCGCCACAGCATACCCAAGACTTACCGCGTTTTAGTCAAGGGACACCCCCCAGAAAAAGTGCTACAGGCGTGGCGTCGGGGCGTGATGCTCGAAGGGAGAAAAACTCGTCCGGCGGAAGTCCGCTTCATCGAAAATTCCGCCGCCCACAGCTGTTTAGAAATTGTTTTAAAGGAGGGACGAAATCGCCAGATTCGCCGTTTAGCCCAACAGTTAGGATATCCCGTGATCAAACTGCATCGGACTGCCATAGGTTCGATTCAATTAGAAAAGCCCGATGAACCCTGCTTACAAGAGGGTCAATATCGTTCCCTGTCAGACGATGAGATTTGCTTTTTGCAAGAGCAGATCAAGCACATACCTATTAAAGATTCAGCTGAGTTAAGGAGTGTAACAAAGCATGAAGTGGCCAAGAAGGAAGGATGA
- the cbiT gene encoding precorrin-6Y C5,15-methyltransferase subunit CbiT — MPCELWPYITPGIPDELFEHLPGIPLSQREVRLLLISQLRLQPDSVLWDIGAGTGTIPVEVGMLCPNGQIIAVERDEEVANLIRRNCDRFEVKNVEVIEGNAPDCLQSLKTMPHRVCIEGGRPIQEILQAVWDYLPPTGRVVATAANLESLYAISQSFSLLRARNIEVVQSAVNRLEMRGFSQTFVAVDPIFILSGEKLD; from the coding sequence ATGCCCTGCGAACTTTGGCCTTATATTACCCCTGGGATTCCTGATGAATTATTCGAGCACTTACCGGGAATTCCCTTAAGCCAGCGAGAAGTTAGGCTGTTATTAATTTCTCAACTACGACTCCAACCAGACTCAGTGTTGTGGGATATTGGGGCTGGGACAGGTACAATTCCTGTAGAAGTGGGAATGCTGTGTCCAAATGGACAGATTATTGCAGTGGAAAGAGATGAAGAAGTAGCTAACTTGATCCGGCGCAACTGCGATCGCTTTGAGGTGAAAAACGTCGAAGTGATTGAAGGTAACGCCCCTGATTGTTTGCAGAGCCTGAAAACTATGCCTCACCGCGTTTGTATTGAGGGTGGGCGCCCTATCCAAGAAATTTTGCAAGCTGTGTGGGATTATCTCCCACCCACAGGTAGAGTTGTAGCCACGGCTGCGAATTTAGAGAGTCTATATGCTATTTCTCAAAGCTTTTCATTGTTGAGAGCTCGCAATATTGAGGTAGTCCAATCTGCGGTTAATCGGCTAGAAATGCGCGGCTTTTCTCAAACCTTTGTCGCTGTCGATCCCATTTTTATCCTCAGTGGTGAGAAACTAGACTAA
- a CDS encoding serine/threonine protein kinase — translation MTGEVLVNRYEIQQQLGKKAGRRTLLACDLQTHELVVIKLLSFGSDFEWDSLKLFEREAETLKSLSHSCIPRYLDYFEVNSPTLNGFALVQSYIPAQTLEQYLQNGRTFTEIEIKQIAQAVLEILAYLHGLHPPVIHRDLKPSNILLGERSGNNIGQVFLVDFGAVQTVLATEGATRTVVGTYGYMPPEQFGGRTVPASDLYSLGATLIYLVTGIHPADLPQKDFRIQFEHLADVSPSFRNWLQRMVEPNLERRLHSAVAALSALEQSPLPNIATLTTSKPAESQIQLTKSSDDLEILIPSPGFQPSLIFLGLFAIAWNSFILFWTIGALSAPFPVNLPFALFSLPFWGAGGFMLYGFLFNILGRTRLYVDRQQIDLTYELLGFKFRRFHPSPRPNITKLVYIPQHFTKDAEDNRTQVSAQLDIWVGVKKYQLGGTDHGIKSDLELEWLAHELSDWLNLPIHRE, via the coding sequence ATGACTGGGGAAGTTTTAGTTAACCGCTACGAAATTCAGCAGCAGTTGGGCAAAAAAGCAGGGCGACGGACGCTTTTAGCCTGTGACTTGCAAACACACGAACTAGTAGTTATTAAGCTGCTCTCTTTCGGTAGTGACTTTGAATGGGATTCCTTGAAGCTATTTGAGCGGGAAGCAGAAACTTTAAAATCTTTGTCACATTCTTGTATTCCCCGCTATTTGGATTATTTTGAAGTCAATTCGCCTACCCTCAACGGATTTGCTTTAGTACAGAGTTATATCCCAGCCCAAACCCTAGAGCAATACTTACAAAATGGACGGACTTTTACAGAAATTGAAATCAAACAAATAGCTCAAGCTGTTTTAGAAATTCTCGCTTATTTGCATGGATTACATCCGCCTGTGATTCACCGCGATCTTAAGCCCAGCAATATTTTATTAGGGGAGCGCTCTGGAAATAATATCGGTCAAGTTTTTCTGGTGGATTTTGGTGCAGTCCAAACTGTCCTGGCTACAGAAGGTGCAACAAGGACTGTGGTAGGTACCTATGGTTATATGCCGCCGGAGCAATTTGGTGGGCGTACAGTTCCCGCTTCTGACTTATACAGTTTGGGTGCAACTTTAATTTACTTGGTGACGGGAATTCATCCAGCAGATTTACCGCAAAAAGACTTCCGCATTCAGTTTGAGCATCTTGCTGATGTCAGCCCCAGTTTCCGCAATTGGCTACAGCGAATGGTTGAACCCAACCTAGAGCGGCGTTTGCATTCTGCAGTGGCGGCGCTGTCAGCCTTGGAGCAATCACCGTTACCCAACATTGCGACTTTAACTACTAGCAAACCAGCCGAAAGCCAAATTCAACTCACCAAAAGCAGCGATGATCTAGAAATTTTGATTCCCTCCCCTGGTTTTCAACCATCGCTGATCTTCTTGGGTTTATTTGCGATCGCTTGGAATTCATTTATCCTCTTTTGGACAATTGGCGCCCTCTCAGCCCCTTTCCCTGTCAATCTCCCCTTTGCTTTGTTTTCTCTGCCTTTTTGGGGTGCTGGCGGTTTTATGTTGTACGGTTTTTTGTTCAATATATTGGGTCGTACTCGTCTGTATGTAGATCGTCAGCAAATTGACCTTACCTATGAGCTATTGGGATTCAAATTCCGTCGTTTTCATCCATCACCTAGACCAAATATCACTAAGCTAGTTTACATCCCACAACATTTCACGAAAGATGCTGAAGACAACCGCACTCAGGTGTCAGCACAATTAGATATTTGGGTAGGAGTCAAAAAATATCAACTAGGTGGTACAGATCATGGCATTAAATCTGACCTAGAACTGGAATGGTTAGCTCATGAATTAAGCGATTGGTTGAATCTACCCATTCACAGAGAATAG
- a CDS encoding helix-turn-helix domain-containing protein yields MKWPRRKDDQQPKLSIEQQRAEKLAELGAQLWASRQEQGLSLEEVVALTRIPRRLLQAIEEGNLDDLPEPIYIQGLIRQFADALGFKGTEFASSFPITGVRVNSPLTLETKPISQLRPIHLYLLYIFVIVCSVTSLSQMLNNSGLQANDGRTKPRQVTESFEKPLSANYLQQPTAAKPTQAGQPVKIGVTVEESSWIRVIADGKTQFEGTLPQGSRRTWQAQEQLTVKTNNAGGVLMSVNQEQAKPMGELGKAEEIKIAAKPRF; encoded by the coding sequence ATGAAGTGGCCAAGAAGGAAGGATGATCAACAGCCAAAACTGTCAATAGAGCAACAACGCGCTGAAAAGTTAGCAGAATTGGGTGCTCAACTTTGGGCATCTCGCCAAGAACAGGGTTTATCCTTAGAGGAAGTGGTGGCCTTGACCAGGATTCCCAGACGGCTGTTGCAGGCCATTGAAGAAGGTAATTTAGATGATCTGCCAGAACCAATTTATATTCAGGGCTTGATCAGACAGTTTGCCGATGCACTAGGATTCAAGGGAACAGAGTTTGCTAGTAGTTTTCCAATTACTGGTGTGCGAGTTAACAGCCCACTGACCTTAGAAACTAAACCCATCAGTCAACTACGTCCTATTCATCTCTACTTACTTTACATATTTGTCATAGTATGCTCTGTAACTAGCTTGTCCCAGATGCTCAATAATTCTGGGCTACAAGCGAATGATGGCAGGACTAAGCCAAGACAAGTAACTGAGTCTTTTGAGAAACCCCTATCAGCCAATTATCTGCAACAACCTACAGCTGCCAAACCGACACAAGCCGGACAGCCAGTAAAAATTGGCGTGACTGTAGAAGAGTCATCCTGGATTCGCGTCATCGCTGACGGTAAAACTCAGTTTGAAGGTACTCTCCCACAGGGTAGTCGTCGCACTTGGCAAGCGCAAGAGCAGTTGACTGTGAAGACTAATAATGCTGGCGGTGTGCTGATGAGCGTCAACCAGGAACAAGCAAAGCCCATGGGAGAACTGGGAAAAGCTGAGGAAATTAAGATTGCTGCCAAGCCTAGATTTTAA